The DNA window CCGGGGTCACCGCGACCGACGTCGTGCTCACCATCACCGAGATGCTGCGCCGCCACGGCGTGGTCTCGAAGTTCGTCGAGTTCTACGGCGACGGCGTCGCGCAGGTGCCGCTGGCCAACCGCGCCACGATCGGCAACATGAGCCCCGAGTTCGGCTCCACCGCGGCGATCTTCCCGATCGACGACGAGACCATCCGCTACCTCAAGCTCACCGGCCGCTCCCCCGAGCAGCTCGCGCTCGTCGAGACCTACGCCAAGGAGCAGGGTCTCTGGCACGACGCGGCGCACGAGCCCGCGTACTCGGAGTACATCGAACTCGATCTGTCCACTGTGGTCCCGTCCATCGCGGGTCCGAAGCGCCCGCAGGACCGCATCGAACTGACCGACGCGAAGTCGTCGTTCCGCAAGTCGGTGCACGACTACACCGGTGGCGAAGAAGTCCCGCACACCAAGGTCGACGAGGCCGTCGAGGAGACCTTCCCGGCCAGCGACCCGGCCTCGCTGTCGTTCAAGGACGAGGACGCCGTCGAGGTCCAGTCCGCCGCGAACGGCTCGTCGGGCCGCCCGACCAACCCGATCACGGTGAAGTCGGAGGACCGGGGCGAGTTCGTGCTCGACCACGGCGCCGTCGTGATCGCCTCGATCACCTCGTGCACCAACACCTCGAACCCGTCGGTCATGCTCGGCGCCGCGCTGCTCGCGCGCAACGCCGTCGACAAGGGCCTGTCGGTCAAGCCGTGGGTGAAGACCTCGATGGCGCCGGGTTCGCAGGTCGTCACCGACTACTACAACAAGGCCGGTCTCTGGCCCTACCTCGAGAAGCTCGGCTACCACCTGGTCGGCTACGGCTGCACCACGTGCATCGGCAACTCGGGCCCGCTCTCGGACGAGATTTCCGCGGCGATCCAGAAGAACGACCTCACCGCGGTGTCGGTGCTTTCGGGCAACCGGAACTTCGAAGGCCGCATCAACCCCGACGTGAAGATGAACTACCTCGCGTCGCCGCCGCTGGTGATCGCCTACGCGCTCGCGGGCACGATGGACTTCGACTTCGCGGAACAGCCGCTCGGCACCGACACCGACGGGAACGACGTGTTCCTGAAGGACATTTGGCCCACCGCCAAGGAAATCCAGGACACCATCGACTCCTCGATCACGCAGGAGATGTTCACCAAGGACTACGCCGACGTGTTCGACGGCGGCGAGCGGTGGAAGTCGCTGCCCACCCCCGAGGGCAAGACCTTCGACTGGGACGCGGAGTCCACCTACGTCCGCAAGCCCCCGTACTTCGACGGCATGGGTGCCGAGCCCGCGCCGGTCGAGGACATCGCGGGCGCGCGCGTGCTGGCGAAGCTGGGCGACTCGGTGACCACGGACCACATCTCGCCCGCGGGTGCGATCAAGGCCGACTCCCCGGCCGGGAAGTACTTGACCGACCACGGGATCGAGCGCAAGGACTTCAACTCCTACGGCTCGCGCCGCGGCAACCACGAGGTGATGATCCGCGGCACGTTCGCGAACATCCGCCTGCGCAACCAGCTCCTCGAGGACGTGCAGGGCGGCTACACCCGCGACTTCACGCAGGAGGGCGCGCCGCAGTCGTTCATCTACGACGCCGCGCAGAACTACGCCGCGCAGGGCACCCCGCTGGTGGTGCTCGGCGGCAAGGAGTACGGCTCCGGCTCGTCGCGCGACTGGGCCGCGAAGGGCACCCGCCTGCTGGGCGTCCGCGCGGTGATCACCGAGTCGTTCGAGCGGATCCACCGGTCGAACCTGATCGGCATGGGCGTCATCCCGCTGCAGTTCCCGGACGGCGAGTCCGCCTCGTCGCTCGGGCTCGACGGCACGGAGACGTTCGACATCTCGGGCATCACCAAGCTCAACGACGGTGAAACCCCGCGGACGGTGCACGTCACCGCGGCGAAGCAGGACGGCACGAAGGTGGAGTTCGACGCGGTCGTCCGCATCGACACCCCGGGTGAGGCCGACTACTACCGCAACGGCGGCATCCTGCAGTACGTGCTGCGGAAGATGACCCGCGCGTAGTTTTCCGCTCCCACCACCGAGAACGCCCCGGCCACTGGCCGGGGCGTTCTTCGTTCAGGCGTCCTGGTGCACGCGCCAGCGGACGCTGGTCACCGAAGGCTCCAGCGAGAGCCTGCTGACCGCGGACTCCATCTGCGCGTCGTCGCGCTGGTCGCCGACGAGTTCCGCGCGCACCTCGACGGCGTCGCGCTCGGCGACGTCGGTGCTCAGCACGGACAGCAGCCGGAAGTCGGTCCTGGTCAGCGACTGCACGAGCAGCGCGCGGACGTGGGCCTCGGCGGACCCCGAGGTCACGGCCTCGAAGGTGTAGGTGGCCGGCTCCTCGTCCCCGGTGTCGGGGCGGCGGTCGACCACCCTGCCCAGCGCGCGCAGCACCACGTTGACGCCGACGACGACCACGGTGCCCGCGGCGGCGACACCGTAGAGCCCCGACCCGGCGAGCGCCCCGACGGCGGCGGAGCACCACAGGGTCGCCGCGGTGTTGAGCCCGCGCACGTTGAGCCCGTCACGCAGGATCACGCCCGCGCCGAGGAACCCGATCCCGGACACGATCTGCGCGGCGACGCGGGTCGGGTCCGCGTCCCCGCTTCCGGAAAGCCCGCCGAAACCGTGGGCGGAGAGCAGGACGAACAGGGTGGCGCCGACGGCGACGAGCGCGTTCGTCCGCAGGCCAGCCATCCTGGCGCGGTACTGGCGCTCGAACCCGATGAGGGCGCCGAGCCCGACGCCGGTTCCCACGCGCAGCAGCATTTCGAAGGTGGTCATGGTGGTCTCCCTCTGGCGTGCGCACACAAAGCCAGACAGATGGGGACGACCGGGATCGCCCAGCGGTCGAAGTGCTGGGGTCAGCGCGCGGAACGGGCGAGGCCCGCGGCGCGTCCGGTCGTCTCGGGACTGTCTTCCGGCATGTGCCGCTCACCTCGCTTTCGTTCTCGGGCGGTGTCGATCAACCCCTGGACCATACCGGGGGTATCGCGGAGAAGGACACCCTCACCGTCGGTCCTGTGCGCGAACTCACCGTGACGGGTGGACGGGCCGGGGGTGCGGCGAATACCGTGCCGGACATGGGGGAACAGCACGGGATCCAACCGGTCACCACCGCCAACGAGCTGCGGGAGGTACTGAAGGAACCCGCGAAAGCCTTGTGGGACAAGGACATCGCGCGCATCGACGAGCACGCCCGCACGATCATCGAGCACTCCCCGTTCTTCGTGCTGGCGACCGCCGCCGCTGACGGCACCTGTGACGTGTCGCCACGCGGCGAGCCCGCGGGCGGGGTGCTGGTCCTCGACGAGCGGACACTGGCGATCCCGGACCGCCCCGGCAACCGGCGCGCGGACAGTCTGCGCAACATCCTCGAAAACCCCGGCGTCGGGCTGCTCTTCATGGTGCCAGGCATGAACGAAACACTGCGGGTGAACGGGACCGCGACGATCGCGCGCGACGCCCCGTTCTTCGACCGGATGGCGGTGCACGGCAAGCGCCCGCGGCTCGCCATCGTGGTCGAGGTGACCGAGCTGTTCCTGCACTGCGCCAAGGCTTTCCTGCGCGCCGGGCTGTGGCAGCCGGACACCTGGCCCGCGCGGGAGAGCCTGCCGAGCGCGGGCCGGATCGCGAAGGACCACATGGGCACCAAGATCCCGGCCGCGGTGCTGGACGCCGCGCTCGCCGCCGAAGCCAAGCTCAACCGGTACTGATCCTCGCCGGTTTCACGAAAGCGGCGTCGTATAGGTCATTATACAGTTGACTTCAACCAAGGTTTAAGTTTCACACTGTTCTCGACGGGCTTTCCGGCGAAGGGCAAGCGAATGATCTTGGTGACGGGCGCGACGGGGAACGTGGGGCAGAACGTGGTCGCCCAGCTGCGTTCCGCGGGCGAAGACGTGCGGGTGCTGACCCGCTCGCCTGGCTCGGTGAACTTCCCTGGCGGCGTCGAGGTGATCGGCGGCGCGCTGGACGACGCACGCGCGGTGAGCCGTGCGCTCGACGGTGTCGAAAAGGCTTATCTGTTCCCGGTTCCGGACGCGGCGGCGGGATTCGCTTCGGCGGCGAAGGCGGCCGGGCTGCGCCGGATCGTCGTGCTGTCGTCCTCGGCGACCACCTTGCCCGGTAATCCCATCGGCGCGTACCACCTGACGGTCGAACGCGCTGTCGAGAGCGGCTCGACGGGGAGTGGACCCACGTGCGCCCCGGCGCGTTCGCCTACAACACGATCCGGCTCTGGGGCGAGACAATCCGGCGCGAGTCCGTCGTCCGCTCCCCCTACGGCGATGCGCGGATCGCGCCGATGCACGAAGCCGATATCGCGGCCGTCGCGGTGACCGCACTGCTCGACGACGGTCACGCGGGGGCGAAGTACGTGCTCACCGGTCCCGAGTCGCTGAGCCAGCGAGAGCAGGTGGAAATCATCGGGAAGGCCACCGGGCGGACGATCCGGTTCGAAGAGCTGACCGAGGAACAGGCCGAACGCGACGGGGTGCCGACGATGCCGCTCGACTACCTCCGGTCCGCCGTCGGCGCCCCCGCCGAGATCCTGCCGACGATCGCCGAAGTCACCGGCCGCCCGGCGCGCACTTTCGCCGAGTGGGCCGAAGACCACGCCGGGGACTTCCGGTAGGCGGCGGCCGGGGTGCTCGCCCGACCGCCGCCTACCGGTTCGGTCAGCCCTTGTTCGCCGGGGTGGTGAACGGCTGCACGTCCGGGTCGAACACCTGGCCAGCGGCGGGCACCTTGAGGTCGATCAGATAGTCCGCGGTCGCGGCGTCGACCCCGGCCGAGTCACCGAGGATGCAGTGGCCGAACGCGTCGACCGACAGCAGCCGCGAGTAGCCGAGTTCGTCGGCCATCCGCTGCGCGAAGCGGTACTGCGTGGCGGGGTCGTAGTAGTTGCCGATGACGAGCACCGGGTTGTCGGTGCTGGCCCGCCACGGGCCCCGATACACGTCCGCCTTCTTCACCGGCCACGCCGGGCAGGCCGCCGGGTCGGTGAACGCCTGGTACCGCCCGAAGGTCGGCGACTCCCGCTCCCAGTTCGCCGCGAGCGCGGGCAGGTCGTCGAGCTTGTTGCGGAACTTCTTGTCCGAGCAGTTCACCGCGTAGTAGGAATCGTCGGACAGGTACGGGCTGTCGCCGCGGGCGTCGAACTTGCCCAGTTTCGTGGGCGCCAGCAGCGTGGAGAAGTTCGCGGCGGACAGCGCGTGCGCCGCGGCCGGTGCCTTGAGCACGTTGTACACGCTCTGCAGCTGCGAGGCGATGGAGCTGAACGCGGACGGCGAGTAGAGCACGCTCGACATGACGCTGGTGAACTGGCCGATGTCGAGCGTGCCGCCCGGCAGCTTGATCGGCGCCTGGCGCAGCGCGGCGCGGATCTCGTCGAACTTCTGCTTCGGCTGCCCCGCGCTGAACGCGCATGCCGGTCCCGCCTGCTTGCACTTCTCGAGGAAGCCCTTGAGCGAGATTTCGAAGCCCTGCGCACGTTCCCGGTCGTACTGCGTCCCGTCGGAGGTGCGCAGCGCCGGGTCGACGTTGCCGTCGATCACGAGCGCGCGGGCGTTCTTCGGGAACATCGCCGCGTAGGTCGCGCCGATCAGTGTCCCGTAGGAGAAGCCGACGAAGTTGAGCTTCGCGTCACCGGCCGCGGCCCGCAGGAGGTCGAGGTCGCGCACGACGTCCTTTGTGGACATATGGCTGAGCAGCGCGCCGCCGTTGGTCTTGCAGAACCGCCCGTAGTCGCGGAAGCTCGCGAGCGCGGCGGACATCTCCGCCCTGCTGATCGGCATCAGGATCTGGCCCGCCGTCACCTCCGCGGCGTCTTCGGCCGTGGTGAAGCAGCGCAGCGGGTTGCTCGCCCCCACCCCGCGCGGGTCGAAGCCGACCGTGTCGAACCGGTCGAGCACCGCCTGGTCGAAGTACCCCGTCGCGGACACCGGCATGCGCAGCCCTGAGCCGCCGGGGCCGCCGGGGTTGAGGAACAGCGAGCCGATGCGCTGGTCCGGTTTCGCGGCCGCCCGCTTCAGCAGCGCGATGTCGATGGTGCCGAGCGCGGCGTTGTCGTGGTCGATCGGCACGCGGTAGGTGGCGCACGAGTACGGGCCCGCGGGCACCGTGCCCGGCGCGCACGCGTGCCACGCGATCGGCGCGACCGCCCCCACGACGGCCGGTGCCGGTACCGGTGCCGCGGTGGTCGCGGCCGCGGCCGGTGTCACCGCCACCGCGACCCCCGCGGCGAGCGCACCCGCCAGTACGAGTCTTCGCACCGGCGACTTCGCAGTCTTCTTCGACACGTTCGTCCTCCCGTCACGGATCCACCCCGGCCACCCAGGGTGATCGGCCTCTCACCCTGCCATGCGGGGAACCGGACGGCACCGGCCAAACGGATGGCGCGGACGGATCGGGCTAACGCCTGGTGAGGACGAAGATGGGCAAGTCGCGGCCGGCCGCGACGCGTTCCATCTCGTAGCCGGGCCAGAACTCCAGGAGCCGCCGCCACATCTCGTCGTACTCGTCGCCCTTGAGTTCGGCGGCCACCACCGGGGTTTCCTTGCCCCGCACGGCGACGACGGCGTCGGGATGGGCGCGCAGGTTGTGGCTCCACGCCGGGTCCGCCGACCGGCCCCAGTTGGAGCCGGTCAGCACGAACCCGTCGCAGTAGGGGAAGTAGAGCAGGTTGGTGCTGCGTGGCAGGCCGCTCTTGCGGCCGGTGGTGGTGACCCGCAGGGACGGCAGGCCCGCGAGCGCCACCAGGCTGATCCTGCCCTTCGACAGCCGGTGGAGCCGCTGGTCCGCCCAGACGATGCCGGGCGCGAGGTCCATCAGCCAACGCCGGGTCCCGAGCGCGCGGGCCAGCAGGGTGAGCGGATTGCGCATCCGCCCATCCTTTCAGGCCGCGCGCGCCAGGGTGGTCACCGGACCGACCGGGACAGCGACACCCCGAAGAGCTTCCGCTCGTCGGTCCACCAGCGCTCCACCGCGAACCCCGCGTCGGCGAGTTCCGCGCCGATCCCGGCCGGGGTGAACTTCGCCGAGACCTCGGTGCGGATGTGCTCGCCCTCCTCGAACGCCACGTCGATCCCGGCGCCGGGGATGTGCACGACCATGTCCTCGCGCGCCCGCAGCCGCATCTCGATCCACGCTTCGCCCGCGTCCCAATAGGACTCGTGCGCGAAGCGATCGGGGTCGAAGTCCGCGCCGAGCCGGGCGTTGATCACCCGCAGCACGTTGCGGTTGAACTCGGCGGTCACCCCGGCCGCGTCGTCGTAGGCCCGTTCGAGGGTGACCGCGTCCTTGACGAGATCGGTGCCGAGCAGCAGCCACTCCCCTTCGTCGAGGACGTCCCGCACCGAGCGCAGGAACTTCGCCCGCTCACCGGGCAGGAAGTTGCCGATCGTGCCGCCGAGGAAGGCCACCAGGCGCGGCCGCTCGCCCGGCAGCAGATCGAGGTGCTCGGTGAAGTCGCCGACGACCCCGCGCACGGACAGGCCCGCGTACTCCGCGCCGATCGCCGCGACGGCTTCGGCCAGTGCCGACTCCGACACGTCGAGCGGGACGAATTCGTCGAGCGTGCCGTGCGCCCGCAGCCCGTCGAGCAGGAGGCGCGTCTTCTCGCTCGACCCTGAACCCAGTTCGACGAGCGTGCGCGCACCGGTCACGCGGGCGATCTCGGCGGCCTGGAGTTCGAGGACCTCCCGTTCGGACCGCGTCGGGTAGTACTCCGGCAGTGCCGTGATCTGCTCGAACAGCTCGCTGCCGCGAGCGTCGTAGAACCACTTGGGGGGCAGCCACTTCCGCGCGGCCGTGAGTCCTTCGCGGACGTCCGCGCGCAGTGCCGCGGTCACGTCGTCGGGAGCTGAGTGGACGTCGAGATCCGGTTCGCCCATGGCGGTCAACCGCTCCGATCTTCGGTAAGGGGGATGAGGTCGGCCGACTCGGCGGTCGCGACCACGAGGTGGTGTTCCGGGACCGGCGTCCAGCCGGGCCCGTCGTCGAGCGGCTCGGAGGCGAGCAGGACGCCGTCGGCGTCCTGCCGCAAGGACAACGCGTGCGTCCACGTCGTCCCGATCAGCACCGAGCCGTCGGTGAGCAGGAAGTTGAGCCGCGATCCGGGCGCCGCGGCCTCCAGTTCGAGCACGAGGTCCGCGACCGCGCGGGCGGGCTCCGCGCCGTCGCGCAGCCGCGCGCGGAGCATCGCCCACACCAACGCCGAATCCGTCGGCGCCTCCAGCCGGAGCAGTTCGGTGACGGGCAGCGCCTTCGCCATCGCCGCCATCGAATCCGGCCAGCCGCGGACCACGCCGTTGTGGCTGAACAACCAGCGCCCGTCGGTGAACGGCGCGCAGGCCGCCTCGGTGACCGGCATGCCCGGTGTGCCCGACCGCACCGCGGCCAGGAACGCCCCGCTGGCAACGGAACCGGCGAGCGCGGGCAGCGCCTCGTCCGTCCACAACGGACTCGGCCGCCGGTACCGGACGGGTTCGGCGCGCGCGTCGAACCACGCGAGCCCGAACCCGTCGGCGTTGACCGTGCCGCCGCGGCGCATGTCCGCCGGGGCGTAGGACTGGACCAGCAGGGAGTGCGGCGCCTCGAACACCGGACCGGCCGGTGAGCGCGGTGCGCCGAGGTAAGCCAGGTGGCGGCACACCGGGGTCAGCTCACCTCACCCGGTGCGGCGTCCCGCGCGCAGCGGAACCCGGCGAAGATCTGCCGCCGGATCGGGTAGTCCCAGTTGCGGAACGTGCCCCTGATCGCCGCCGCGTCGGTGGCGAACGACCCGCCGCGCAGCACCTTGTACGCCGGGCCGAAGAACACCTCGGAGTACTCGCGGTACGGGAAGGCGGTGAAATCGGGGTAGCCGTGGAAGTCCGAGCTCGTCCACTCCCACACGTCGCCGATCAGCTGGTGCGCCCCGACCGGGGATACCCCGTCCGGGTAGGCGCCCACTGGAGCCGGGCTCAGGTGGCGCTGCCCGAGGTTGGCCCTCGACGGCGTCGGTTCGTCATTGCCCCAAGGAAAACGGCGCGATTCCCCCGTCGCGGGGTCGAACCGCGCGGCCTTCTCCCACTCCGCCTCGGTGGGCAGCCGCCTGCCCGCCCACGCCGCGTACGCCTCGGCCTCGTAGTAGGACACGTGCACCACGGGCTGGTCCGACGGAACCCGCTCGTAAACCCCGAACCGGGTGCGCCACCACCCGCCGGACTCCCGCCGCCAGAACCGCGGCGCCGAGATCCCGTGCTCGCGCAGGTACGACCAGCCGTCCTCGCTCCACCACCGGCGTTCGCGATATCCGCCCGCATCGAGGAATTCGGCGAAGGCGCCGTTGGTCACCGGCGCGGTGTCGAGGTAGAAGGAGTCCACAGTGGTCTCGTGCGCCGGGCGCTCGTTGTCCAGCGCCCACGGTTCCGCCGAAGTGCCCATCACGAACGGGCCACCTGGCACGAACACCTCCGGCGGCAGCGCGCCAGCCCGGCGCGGCGGCACCGGCTCCGCTTTCAGCACCGGTTCGCCCTTGCGCAGCTGGTGCGTGGCCAGCATGGTCTCGTCGTGCTGTTGCTCGTGCTGGGTGATCATGCCGAAGGCGAACGCCGACTCGGTCAGCCTGCGGCCCTCCAGCGGCGCGGTTTCCAGCACGTCGAACGCCTTCGCGCGCACCTCGCGCACGTACGCCCGCGCCTGCGCCGGATCGAGCAGCGGCAAGCCGGGCCGGTCCGCGCGGGCGTGCTTGAACGCGTCGTACAACTCGTCGATGTCGGGCCGGATCGGCGTGCGCCCGCCGACGTCCCGCACCAGCCACAGCTCCTCCTGGCTGCCGATGTGCGCGAGATCCCACACCAGCGGCGACATCAGCTTCGAATGCTGGCGGACGAGGTCTTCGTCGCCGACCGCGTCGGTCAGCGCGGTCGAGCGGGCACGGGCGCGCGTGAGCGCTTCCGCCGCGTGCGCGCGCAGGTCCTGGACGGGCAGTTCCCGCAACGGGTTCGCCCCTTCGGCCGGGGTGACGGTCACGACCGGTCTCCCTTCTTCGCAGCGAGCTTTTGCACGTTCTCGGTGATTTCGGCGATCTCCGCCTCGGGCAGGCCCGTGCCGGGCAGCGCCGCGCAGCCGAGATCGGCCACGGCCCGTGCCACGGCGGCGATACCGGGATGGGCCATGCCGTCGCGCGCGGCACGGCGCCAGCGCCGCGCCACCGGCTCGCACACCGCTCGCACCTGGTCCACTGTGGACGGTTCGGCGAGCAGCGCGGTCAGCAGCGCGACCGGGTGCAGCCAGTCGGCAGGCCGCTGCGCGTCCAGGTAGCGCACCTCGAGGTAGCCGTGCGGGCGCACCGGCGTGAACATCGTCGTCAGGTGGTAGGCGAGATCGGCCTTCGTCGGCCTGCCCAGCT is part of the Amycolatopsis sp. CA-230715 genome and encodes:
- a CDS encoding nitroreductase family deazaflavin-dependent oxidoreductase; translation: MRNPLTLLARALGTRRWLMDLAPGIVWADQRLHRLSKGRISLVALAGLPSLRVTTTGRKSGLPRSTNLLYFPYCDGFVLTGSNWGRSADPAWSHNLRAHPDAVVAVRGKETPVVAAELKGDEYDEMWRRLLEFWPGYEMERVAAGRDLPIFVLTRR
- the egtB gene encoding ergothioneine biosynthesis protein EgtB — its product is MTVTPAEGANPLRELPVQDLRAHAAEALTRARARSTALTDAVGDEDLVRQHSKLMSPLVWDLAHIGSQEELWLVRDVGGRTPIRPDIDELYDAFKHARADRPGLPLLDPAQARAYVREVRAKAFDVLETAPLEGRRLTESAFAFGMITQHEQQHDETMLATHQLRKGEPVLKAEPVPPRRAGALPPEVFVPGGPFVMGTSAEPWALDNERPAHETTVDSFYLDTAPVTNGAFAEFLDAGGYRERRWWSEDGWSYLREHGISAPRFWRRESGGWWRTRFGVYERVPSDQPVVHVSYYEAEAYAAWAGRRLPTEAEWEKAARFDPATGESRRFPWGNDEPTPSRANLGQRHLSPAPVGAYPDGVSPVGAHQLIGDVWEWTSSDFHGYPDFTAFPYREYSEVFFGPAYKVLRGGSFATDAAAIRGTFRNWDYPIRRQIFAGFRCARDAAPGEVS
- the egtC gene encoding ergothioneine biosynthesis protein EgtC encodes the protein MCRHLAYLGAPRSPAGPVFEAPHSLLVQSYAPADMRRGGTVNADGFGLAWFDARAEPVRYRRPSPLWTDEALPALAGSVASGAFLAAVRSGTPGMPVTEAACAPFTDGRWLFSHNGVVRGWPDSMAAMAKALPVTELLRLEAPTDSALVWAMLRARLRDGAEPARAVADLVLELEAAAPGSRLNFLLTDGSVLIGTTWTHALSLRQDADGVLLASEPLDDGPGWTPVPEHHLVVATAESADLIPLTEDRSG
- the egtD gene encoding L-histidine N(alpha)-methyltransferase yields the protein MGEPDLDVHSAPDDVTAALRADVREGLTAARKWLPPKWFYDARGSELFEQITALPEYYPTRSEREVLELQAAEIARVTGARTLVELGSGSSEKTRLLLDGLRAHGTLDEFVPLDVSESALAEAVAAIGAEYAGLSVRGVVGDFTEHLDLLPGERPRLVAFLGGTIGNFLPGERAKFLRSVRDVLDEGEWLLLGTDLVKDAVTLERAYDDAAGVTAEFNRNVLRVINARLGADFDPDRFAHESYWDAGEAWIEMRLRAREDMVVHIPGAGIDVAFEEGEHIRTEVSAKFTPAGIGAELADAGFAVERWWTDERKLFGVSLSRSVR
- a CDS encoding alpha/beta hydrolase, producing MRRLVLAGALAAGVAVAVTPAAAATTAAPVPAPAVVGAVAPIAWHACAPGTVPAGPYSCATYRVPIDHDNAALGTIDIALLKRAAAKPDQRIGSLFLNPGGPGGSGLRMPVSATGYFDQAVLDRFDTVGFDPRGVGASNPLRCFTTAEDAAEVTAGQILMPISRAEMSAALASFRDYGRFCKTNGGALLSHMSTKDVVRDLDLLRAAAGDAKLNFVGFSYGTLIGATYAAMFPKNARALVIDGNVDPALRTSDGTQYDRERAQGFEISLKGFLEKCKQAGPACAFSAGQPKQKFDEIRAALRQAPIKLPGGTLDIGQFTSVMSSVLYSPSAFSSIASQLQSVYNVLKAPAAAHALSAANFSTLLAPTKLGKFDARGDSPYLSDDSYYAVNCSDKKFRNKLDDLPALAANWERESPTFGRYQAFTDPAACPAWPVKKADVYRGPWRASTDNPVLVIGNYYDPATQYRFAQRMADELGYSRLLSVDAFGHCILGDSAGVDAATADYLIDLKVPAAGQVFDPDVQPFTTPANKG
- the acnA gene encoding aconitate hydratase AcnA, coding for MPLELDVTAPASKDSFGARDTLKVGENSYEVFRLNKVEGAERLPYSLKILLEALLRTEDGANITADHIRALGGWDPKAEPSVEIQFTPARVIMQDFTGVPCVVDLATMREAVTDLGGDPDKVNPLAPAELVIDHSVIIDVFGRADAFERNVEIEYERNRERYQFLRWGQGAFDEFKVVPPGTGIVHQVNIEHLARTVMSRNGQAYPDSCVGTDSHTTMVNGLGVLGWGVGGIEAEAAMLGQPVSMLIPRVVGFKLTGEIPTGVTATDVVLTITEMLRRHGVVSKFVEFYGDGVAQVPLANRATIGNMSPEFGSTAAIFPIDDETIRYLKLTGRSPEQLALVETYAKEQGLWHDAAHEPAYSEYIELDLSTVVPSIAGPKRPQDRIELTDAKSSFRKSVHDYTGGEEVPHTKVDEAVEETFPASDPASLSFKDEDAVEVQSAANGSSGRPTNPITVKSEDRGEFVLDHGAVVIASITSCTNTSNPSVMLGAALLARNAVDKGLSVKPWVKTSMAPGSQVVTDYYNKAGLWPYLEKLGYHLVGYGCTTCIGNSGPLSDEISAAIQKNDLTAVSVLSGNRNFEGRINPDVKMNYLASPPLVIAYALAGTMDFDFAEQPLGTDTDGNDVFLKDIWPTAKEIQDTIDSSITQEMFTKDYADVFDGGERWKSLPTPEGKTFDWDAESTYVRKPPYFDGMGAEPAPVEDIAGARVLAKLGDSVTTDHISPAGAIKADSPAGKYLTDHGIERKDFNSYGSRRGNHEVMIRGTFANIRLRNQLLEDVQGGYTRDFTQEGAPQSFIYDAAQNYAAQGTPLVVLGGKEYGSGSSRDWAAKGTRLLGVRAVITESFERIHRSNLIGMGVIPLQFPDGESASSLGLDGTETFDISGITKLNDGETPRTVHVTAAKQDGTKVEFDAVVRIDTPGEADYYRNGGILQYVLRKMTRA
- a CDS encoding MgtC/SapB family protein, whose product is MTTFEMLLRVGTGVGLGALIGFERQYRARMAGLRTNALVAVGATLFVLLSAHGFGGLSGSGDADPTRVAAQIVSGIGFLGAGVILRDGLNVRGLNTAATLWCSAAVGALAGSGLYGVAAAGTVVVVGVNVVLRALGRVVDRRPDTGDEEPATYTFEAVTSGSAEAHVRALLVQSLTRTDFRLLSVLSTDVAERDAVEVRAELVGDQRDDAQMESAVSRLSLEPSVTSVRWRVHQDA
- a CDS encoding SDR family oxidoreductase encodes the protein MILVTGATGNVGQNVVAQLRSAGEDVRVLTRSPGSVNFPGGVEVIGGALDDARAVSRALDGVEKAYLFPVPDAAAGFASAAKAAGLRRIVVLSSSATTLPGNPIGAYHLTVERAVESGSTGSGPTCAPARSPTTRSGSGARQSGASPSSAPPTAMRGSRRCTKPISRPSR
- a CDS encoding pyridoxamine 5'-phosphate oxidase family protein, coding for MGEQHGIQPVTTANELREVLKEPAKALWDKDIARIDEHARTIIEHSPFFVLATAAADGTCDVSPRGEPAGGVLVLDERTLAIPDRPGNRRADSLRNILENPGVGLLFMVPGMNETLRVNGTATIARDAPFFDRMAVHGKRPRLAIVVEVTELFLHCAKAFLRAGLWQPDTWPARESLPSAGRIAKDHMGTKIPAAVLDAALAAEAKLNRY